AGATAGAGATACGAGCGGAACACTCCTCTCTCGAATGGGTCCCATTAGAGAGGAGGAAATTAAGGATCCGAATTTGAGATCAGTCCTGTATTTCTTGGCAGTAAGTCCCACCAGATAAGACGCAGCCTCCTGCATAAATAGATTGCAAGACCTCTCCTCTCGACATTCCCTTGAATTTTCTTGCTGTGCAGTCACAAAACTTCACATAGAAATACTCACCGCAACGCGAAACTTCCAAAATGACGACCATTCAAGGTACTCCGCCCGCTGCGAATGACAATCTAGTGTCCCCTTCACCAGTGCCGCCGCCGTCCCCCAACAAGAACAAGCCGATCATCAGCCACTGTCTCATATTTTCCGTGCCCACTTTTCTCGCCTTCCTCACGATCACCTTCTTGGCAATACCCGCTTTAATGCCGTCAGAGTTCAGGCGCATCCCAGGCTCTTCGCTTTCGTCCCTCAATATCTCCACCTCCCACATCACCGCCCAATGGAACATCATCTCTCCGTCAAGAATCCCAGTAAGCTCATCCCCATCAAGTACACTTGCATAGAAACTCCTCTTGAGCTTCAGTAGCAAACTCGCTCTCTCTCGTCCCTTCTGCATTTCGGCCTTCACTCAGGGCCCCTGCAACATCACCACGGTCCGAGCAGAGGCCTTGTCGATGCCGTCAATTGTTAATGACTTGGGCATTAAGGGCCTGGTGTGCTTGTTGAAGGGCGGGGTGGTGACCATCAATGTGGTGGCGGAAGCCAAGCAGAGGCTACACTTGCATCTGTGGCTGTGGTTGCCCGTGTTCAATGTGTACTTCTTgttagaaattaaaccaaattcatcagTACAAATGATTGTTTGGTACCCGCATTGAAAAATAGTCATAATTGCAGCGTTATCTTTAATAAGTATGTTCGTCATTATGTATAATGAgcctatttctatttctaggtgtaatgattatttttagaaatagtgATTGTTTTTGGAGATAATATGAAATATGGTGATtgttttgttagttttgagATCTTAAGCGGAACGCTAGCTTTTTCTACTAGGAAGAGTAAATGTCATGTAACAAGTCTATAAATAAGGGAGCattgtaattaatttttgttgaaGTGAAACAAATCTACAGGCCTATTTATCTTATTCTCTTCCATGTGTGAGTTGTGAGTGTTTCACCTTCAAATTACTTTCATCGAAGCTGTATTAGAGCTTACGGTTTGTGATCATGGTGTTAACAAACAATCAACTTCCTCTTCAATACCCCCGTCTTACCAAAGACAACTATGATAACTGGGCCGTTAGAATGAAAGCTCTACTCTATGCCTGCGGTGTGTAGGAACTTGTCAACACTGGCTATGATGAGCTAGAGGATGAAGCTACCTTGAACCAAAACCAGAGGAATGCCTCAAAGAAGGTTCGTTCAAAAGATCAATATGCCCTATCAATCATCTATCAAGTTTTGATGATTCTATGTTCGAAAAGTTTCGAATGTTGCTACTACTAAGGAGGCATTGGAGATTCTTCACAACACAcatcaaggagtacaaaaagtTCAGAAGATTCACCTAACCTTGAGAGATGAATTCAAGGTAATTCATATGAAAGAATCtgaatctattgttgattatttcATAAGAGTTTTGGCGATTGTCATGCAATTTGGTTAAGAAGACTACTCAAGGATATTCTTATGGAGTAGAAGAAAGCAACTgagatttttgttgatgatgtttTTGCTATTACATTGGCAAAAAAATCTAGTTTTTCATGAACGAAGCAAACATATTGATATTCGATATCACTTCATTTGAGAACAAGTTAAGGAGAATGAGGTTGAAGTGTTGCATTTGAAAATGAGAGATCAAGTAGCAAACATTTTTACCAAACCTCTCAAAATCGATGCTTTCCGAAAGTTCAAGAGCATGCTTTGAATGATTGATGGAAGAGAATTTGGTTttagggggagtgttagaaattaaaccaaattcatcgGTACAAATAATTGTTTGGTACCCGCATTGAAAAAAGAGTCATAACCGTAGTGTTATCTTTAATAAGTCTGTTCGTCATTATCTATAATGAGTTTATTCCTATTTCTAGGTgtagtgattatttttagaaatagttatTGTATATGTTAATTGTTTTGCTAGTTTTTAGATCTTATCCGGAATGCTAGCTTTTTCTACTATGAAGAGTAAAGGTCATATAACAAGTCTATAAATAGGGAAGTCTtgtaataattcttttttaaagtaACACAAATCTATAGGcctatttatcttcttctcttctatGTGTGAGTGTGAGCATTTCTCTTTCAAATTACTTTCATTACTTCTCATGCATGGACATCACCTTTATAGCTTTGAACAAAAGCAAGGAAGGCAGTGATTGGATGATCCTCGGTAGAACCCCGCAATGCAATCCCGACATCTTCACTGTACTCTGGTAAGAAAACTCATGCAAAAATTACACAACAAAACCCAAATTCACGAAAggaatgcaattaagtcctaaacttttcatttgattcaattaaatcctaaatctttatCAAAGGATGCACTTAAATCCTAAATTGTTCACTTtatgaattgcaaattttttatataaaaatttgggACTTAAATGATTGAAAGATTTACGAATCAATTTAACTTTTGGTAGAGGTTATGGACTTGATTAAattattgaaaggtttataacttaGTTGCATTATTTAGGACTTGGGTGCAATTTTCTTGGAAAACTACAAGATACTGCTTAGTTTTGAAGAATGAAATGGATTTGTTGTGGTGTTGCTATTGATGTATTAATTTGGTTCACTCTCTGGGAACATGTTCTACTTTCATGTGCTTGAAGTTGTCCAAGATAGGGAAAAGACCACCATAAACCtctaactttgcccaaagtgacaaatttaccccaaattttttttgtgacatgaaaaacctaaaaattttcaaactgtgacacatttatcccatcaagggcatttttgtcttatttttctgtttttcctttttcttttatttattatttatttttttcttcttcttccctcctccGCTGGCCATGGCGAGCGGGCGGGGGAAGCCGCGCTACGATGAGAGTTGCCATCGTCGGCATCAAGTGAGGGTCACCCTCGCCCGGGCCAGCTAGGGCCGCTCtttcggcgtcgggcgagggcggtCCTTAGCTGGGTCAGGCGAGGGCctcccttgccagatctagtgagggcagccctcgcttGACGTCGGCAAGGGCACCCCTTgttagatccggcgagggtcgttCTCCGTAGCCGCGAGGG
This genomic stretch from Eucalyptus grandis isolate ANBG69807.140 chromosome 3, ASM1654582v1, whole genome shotgun sequence harbors:
- the LOC120291715 gene encoding uncharacterized protein LOC120291715, with protein sequence MPSIVNDLGIKGLVCLLKGGVVTINVVAEAKQRLHLHLWLWLPVFNVYFLLEIKPNSSELVNTGYDELEDEATLNQNQRNASKKSLLCDPNPNSPANSEAARMFSENKHERNRRVKEIVEQSWTAD